The genomic window GGACCGGTCTTCGGCGACCGTGGTCGCAAGCGCTGCGAGCTCTTCCAGCATCAACGCCGTTTCGGACGGATTGCGGGCGACATGATAGCCGATCCTGCCGCGCGCCTTCAGCGCTTCCCACTTTGAAAGATTGGCCTGCCAGGCTTCGCGCTCGGCGGATGTCAGCGCGGGGTTGGGATCGATCGGCCCCGACAGCGCGCGCCTGCGGCGGGCATGGGTGACGCGGAAGGCGAGACCCCGGGCGGCGGCCACCGCGCGGGCAAAGCGCATGAACGCGCCATCGGCGAGCAGGTGTGGAAACACGGCAATGCCCGGCAGGTTGACGAGCGCGCCGGCCAGCGCCTCGAAAAGCTGATCGAGCGTTGCCATCGGCCGATGGCGCGACACAAGCGGCGCATGATAGCCGATATCGCCGATCGCGTGGGCCAGAAGATGCGAGCCATTGCCGCGCACCGAAAAGGTCATCAGCGCGGTAAGGCTGTCATCGCTTGCGCCATCTTCCATCAGCGCCACCCGCAGCAGCGAGTGGCGCTCGCCGAGCGCCGGCAGCAGGAAAGCCGGGGTCTGGAAGATATTGTTCTCGATCGCGGTATCCGCCAGCCGCTCCATCGCCGTTTCCATATGGTCGGGCGCTTGCGAGTAAAGCGAGAATTCGCCGCCGCTTCTGACCTCGAGGCGGATATCGGGTACCGCCTTGCCGGGCTGTACGACGGAGAGTTTGGATTTGAGGCGGGCGGGCGGACGCTGGCCGAGGTCCTTGCGAATGATGCTCATGGCCGCGCCCTCTTTGCCCGGGCGCCACCGCGCAATGCGCGCGGCATGTCCGGCAAGACGGGCAGCTCTGGGGGACCTGAACGCATGGATACTGAACTCTTACAAACACACTTAACAAGGGATAACCGGTTTCAGTTAACAAAGCGTTGGCTGCGGGGCGTTGGCCGGGGTGGCCGAAACCGGCCTTGCAATTTTGGCCGATACGGGCAGACTGTCTTGCAAGTGTCATGTTTGCGAAGCGGAGACGCCATGGCTGAGAAGCCGGAAACGCAACGCGGCCGGGCCGCTGTCAACGCCAATGTGGTGGACCTGACCCAATATCGCTCCGGCCGGAAGGCCGAGCCCCTGCCGGTCACCTTCCACCGGCGCGAGCTGGATGCAATCCTCTGGATCTACGGCCGCATGGTCGGCGAGGGTGAATGGCGCGATTATGCGCTGGACCACATGAAGGACAGGGCGGTGTTCTCGGTATTCAAGCGCGCCGGCGAACTGCCGCTCTACCGGATCGAGAAAAACCCGAAACTCGCCGCCAGACAGGGCGCCTTCTCGGTCACCAACACCGCCGGTATGGTGCTCAAGCGCGGGCATGATCTGAAGCAGGTGCTGAAGGTGTTCGACCGTAACCTCAAGCTGGTCGAGAAGTAGTTCCGTCGCGCCGGGCCGCGAGCGCAGCGTCTTCGGCGGGAGAGCGAACGAAAGGCCCAGTTTGTTGACAAACCAGCCCCCTTTTACGGGCGTCATCCTTGGGCTTGTCCCGAGGATTTAATACCAACAGTCATTCTCAATGACCCAGACTGCTGACAAAGCTATCCTTTTTACGGACGTCATCCTCGGCCTTGTGCCGAGGATCTAACCACGGTCCCGCACGAGCGGCGTTGGCGTTTCGTAAGGCCCGTAAGGGATTGTATTTGAACTGACTTTTCGTCCGAGACGCCTGTCGAGTAGATGCGTGCTTAGATGCTCGGGACAGGCCCGAGCATGACGGCGGAGAGGGAGGCAGGCTTTGTCAGCAGACAGCAAGCAATCACGGCGTTGTCTCGTTCTTCGCCCTGGACCCCGGCTCAAGGCCGGGGTGACGGCGGAGAGGTAGGCGTTGCCGCGCTCACGCGTGAGGTTTGTCGACATGTCGGGCTGGGACGGGTTTCGGCCCCTTCATGCGCGAACTAGGGTCTGTGGGGATTCATCGTGAGTTGATCACAGCCGCTGCCAGATAGATCATGGCCTCAAAGCTCTGGTCCGTTTTACAGGCTCTCATAGCGATGCGCTTGAACTCTTTGAGTTTGCAGAAGAAGTTTTCGATCAGGTGTCGCCATTTGTAAATCTCAGTGTCGATTTGGAGAGGCACTGATCGACGCGGATGTTGCGAGATTACTATTTTCGCGCCGCGCTCGTTGAGATCGGCTACAATGTTGTTGCTATCGAAAGCCTTGTCGGCGAGTAGCGCACCGAACTCGATGCCATCGATGAGCGGCGCGACGCCGACCGTGTCGAAGCGATGGCCCGGCAGCAATTCGAACCGGACCAGATTGCCTAAAGCATCGGTCAGTGCCAGGATTTTGGTTGTCATCCCACCTTTTGAGCGACCAATGGCCTGGCTCTGAGTCCCCCTTTTGCGCCCTGACCGTGTCGGTGGACCTTGACGATGGTGGCATCCACCATGGCGTATTCCATGTCCGGTTCATCAGAGAGGGCATCGAATATGCGTTTGAAAATGTCGGCTTCACGCCAGTCGCGAAACCGGCGGAATGCCGTGCTCCAGTTGCCAAACGCAGCGGGCAGGTCACGCCATGGGCTGCCCGTGCGCACAATCCAAAGCACAGCCTCAATGAACAGCCGGTTGTTTCTTCCGCTGCGACCGGGATCCAGAGGCTTCCCCAGACAATGCGGCTCTATCTTCGCCCATTGGGCATCTGTCAGTACAAAACGATCCATCCAAAGCGTGAATCACATTCGCGCTGATTTGTGAATCCCCACAGACCCTAGAGCGTCGGGCGATTAGTTGGCATCGCCCGACGCTCTAGATTCTCTATTTTTGCGCGTCGGGTTAACGAAAAACCGGATTCCACTTTTTCGCCCGACGCTCTAATGTTGAGCGACGTATTTGACAACGTCAGGCAGAACCCTGCCTGACGTTATATTTCTCCGGCGACGTCCTCAGTGGGCGTCTTCCATTGCCTTCTCGGGCTCCGGTGTCTTGGCGGCCTGCAGCTCCTTGACCGCCTTTTCCGGATCGGCCGGGAAGGCCGCGTTGGTGATCTTGCCTTCCAGAAGGTCGATCGCGTATTTCAGCTGCACATCGTCCTCGGTTTCGCGCGGTACATAGGCAACCGAGCCGGAGCCCTCTTCGGTTTCCTTGTCGCCCTGGATATGACCGCGAAGCGCGGATTCGCCTTCAGGGCGGATCAGGCCTTCGAGGTCCTCCGGCAACACCTGTTCGACGATGATGTCGGGGCTGATGCCGGTGCCCTGGATCGAGGTGCCGGACGGGGTGTAGTAGAGCGCCGTCGTCAGCCGGAGCGAGCCTTCGCCGCCGAGCGGTACGATGGTCTGGACCGAGCCCTTGCCGAAGGTGCGGGTGCCGACCAGCGTCGCCCGCTTCAGGTCCTGCAGCGCGCCGGCGACGATTTCGGACGCCGATGCCGAGCCGCCGTTGACGAGCACGACCAGCGGCTTGCCGTCGGTGACATCGCCCGGACCGGCATCGAAGCGGCGGGTTTCGCTGGCATTGCGGCCGCGGGTGGAAACCACCTCGCCCTCATCGAGGAAGGTGTCGGCGACGGACACGGCCTGGTTCAGGAAACCGCCCGGGTTGAGGCGAAGGTCGAGAATGTAGCCCTTGAGCTTGTCTTCCGGCACTTCCTTCTTGATCTCGGCTATGGCCTCCAGCAGGCTGTCGTCGAGCTTCTCGTTCATGAAGGTGGTCAGGCGGATATAGCCGATATCGTCGTTTTCAACACGCCATTTGACCGACTGAACCGGGATCACGCCGCGTACGATCGTCATCTCGATCGGCTTGGTCACGCCGTCACGGATGATGGTGACGTCGATCGGCTCGCCGACCTCGCCGCGCATGCGGTCGACCGCATCGTTGAGCGACATGCCGCGCACGCTTTCGCCATCGATCTCCACGATCTTGTCGCCGGAGAGAACCCCGGCATTGGAAGCGGGCGTATCGTCGATGGGGGCGACGACCTTGACGACGTCATCCTCCATCGTCACCTCGATGCCGAGCCCGCCGAATTCGCCCTTCGACTGGTCGCGCATCTCCTCGGATTCCTCGGCCGTCATATAGCTCGAATGCGGGTCCAGCCCGCTCAGCATGCCGTTGATCGCATCCTGGATCATCTGCTGTTCGTCCGGCGGCGAGACATACTGGCTGCGCACCCGCTCGAAAACATCGCCGAACAGCGACATCTCGCGGTAGGTTGAATCGTCGCCGGCCGCGCGTGCCGGAATATCGGCTGAAACCAGTATGCCGGTCGCCGAAGCGCCGATCACGGCGCCTGCCAGCAGAAGCGTTGCCCTACGTATCATTGCGTGCCTTTCCATCAGTATTGTCCACCCACCAGGGTTGAGAATCGACCGGCTTTCCATTGTGTCGGAACTCAATGTAGAGCGTCGGCCTGTCCGTTTCCAGCGCCATTGTCGCAGCGCTCGCGATCCGTCTGGTGCCCATCTCGGCCAGCGGCTCGCCGGAGAATATGAAATCGCCCTGGCGAACCTTGAGATCATCCATGCCGGTCATGACGATATGGTAGCCGTCGCCGACATTGAGGATGACCATCTCTCCGTAACTTCTGAAACGCCCGGCGTAAACCACCGTTGCGTCGGCAGGGGCGCTGACGAGCGCGCCCGGCCGCGCGGCGATGGTCATTCCGGTCGCCCGGTGTCCCGTGCCATCCGGATCGCCGTATCGGCGCAGAATTTCGCCTGAAACCGGCAGGATCAGACGGCCTTTCAGGTCAGAGAATGGATATGCCGGCGCAATGCGGTTTTTATCGGGCGTTGAGGACAGCGCGCGCTGGCGCGCCTCGATCTGCTGCGCCTCGGTCATCTGCCGGCGTTTTTCGGCTTCCTGCCGCGCCAGAAGGGCGGCGTTGCGGGCGGAAGTCATCTCGGTTTCGAGGCTGGCGATCAGGCCGTTGAGGTCGGTCGCACGCGCTGCAAGCATCTCTGCCTGCCGGCGTTCCGCTTCGAGCGCTTCCGCGTTGGTCTCGCCGGCCTTTTCGTTTTCGGCGATCAGGAGGTCCATGCGCC from Martelella sp. NC20 includes these protein-coding regions:
- a CDS encoding GNAT family N-acetyltransferase, whose translation is MSIIRKDLGQRPPARLKSKLSVVQPGKAVPDIRLEVRSGGEFSLYSQAPDHMETAMERLADTAIENNIFQTPAFLLPALGERHSLLRVALMEDGASDDSLTALMTFSVRGNGSHLLAHAIGDIGYHAPLVSRHRPMATLDQLFEALAGALVNLPGIAVFPHLLADGAFMRFARAVAAARGLAFRVTHARRRRALSGPIDPNPALTSAEREAWQANLSKWEALKARGRIGYHVARNPSETALMLEELAALATTVAEDRSRFSALLPTARKLTRNDQLRIHALYLDGEMIAAAIQPVTGGEAWIWQVFVRPDMEKEAVDEQLIMRLTEWNTRDANIAVTRAAPGVGPYLAERFWPVEEGYATLMVAIRPGMERAIDALARDRRD
- a CDS encoding DUF2794 domain-containing protein, with amino-acid sequence MAEKPETQRGRAAVNANVVDLTQYRSGRKAEPLPVTFHRRELDAILWIYGRMVGEGEWRDYALDHMKDRAVFSVFKRAGELPLYRIEKNPKLAARQGAFSVTNTAGMVLKRGHDLKQVLKVFDRNLKLVEK
- a CDS encoding IS5 family transposase (programmed frameshift), producing MDRFVLTDAQWAKIEPHCLGKPLDPGRSGRNNRLFIEAVLWIVRTGSPWRDLPAAFGNWSTAFRRFRDWREADIFKRIFDALSDEPDMEYAMVDATIVKVHRHGQGAKGGPQSQAIGRSKGGMTTKILALTDALGNLVRFELLPGHRFDTVGVAPLIDGIEFGALLADKAFDSNNIVADLNERGAKIVISQHPRRSVPLQIDTEIYKWRHLIENFFCKLKEFKRIAMRACKTDQSFEAMIYLAAAVINSR
- a CDS encoding S41 family peptidase → MIRRATLLLAGAVIGASATGILVSADIPARAAGDDSTYREMSLFGDVFERVRSQYVSPPDEQQMIQDAINGMLSGLDPHSSYMTAEESEEMRDQSKGEFGGLGIEVTMEDDVVKVVAPIDDTPASNAGVLSGDKIVEIDGESVRGMSLNDAVDRMRGEVGEPIDVTIIRDGVTKPIEMTIVRGVIPVQSVKWRVENDDIGYIRLTTFMNEKLDDSLLEAIAEIKKEVPEDKLKGYILDLRLNPGGFLNQAVSVADTFLDEGEVVSTRGRNASETRRFDAGPGDVTDGKPLVVLVNGGSASASEIVAGALQDLKRATLVGTRTFGKGSVQTIVPLGGEGSLRLTTALYYTPSGTSIQGTGISPDIIVEQVLPEDLEGLIRPEGESALRGHIQGDKETEEGSGSVAYVPRETEDDVQLKYAIDLLEGKITNAAFPADPEKAVKELQAAKTPEPEKAMEDAH
- a CDS encoding murein hydrolase activator EnvC family protein → MAVTTARPMRIILACGIAVWAAWAIAASAAAEEPTAGSTGLVDKLATERSNKEIELDRIESSIALSNDKITALTAEIDALAGDTASLKEALVASAERRRRLEEQIGAAETRLSELSDEEDRLKTSLNAERDVLADVLAALQRMGRDPPPALLVAPGDALDSVRSAILLNGVVPEMRARMETVLADLKSLQAVKAEQQQARDGLAGDLDSLAEESRRMDLLIAENEKAGETNAEALEAERRQAEMLAARATDLNGLIASLETEMTSARNAALLARQEAEKRRQMTEAQQIEARQRALSSTPDKNRIAPAYPFSDLKGRLILPVSGEILRRYGDPDGTGHRATGMTIAARPGALVSAPADATVVYAGRFRSYGEMVILNVGDGYHIVMTGMDDLKVRQGDFIFSGEPLAEMGTRRIASAATMALETDRPTLYIEFRHNGKPVDSQPWWVDNTDGKARNDT